A section of the Falco biarmicus isolate bFalBia1 chromosome 3, bFalBia1.pri, whole genome shotgun sequence genome encodes:
- the ZNF622 gene encoding cytoplasmic 60S subunit biogenesis factor ZNF622, translating into MATYTCITCRVAFKDADIQRAHYKTDWHRYNLKRKVADMPPVTAENFEERVLAQRAVAEEQNKITATYCTVCSKRFSNFNAYENHLKSKKHLELEKKAVEAVSKKVKILNEKNLEKGLAPEGVNKDEMNTAIQQAIRAQPSSSPKKTPLPPSNTSSSLVSTESASLSQSRERSEKPPRLQWFEQQAKKLAKQQAEEEEDVEEDWEDMDSDEDIGSEEMESVGEEEEQAEAESTPAVGAIPVTDCLFCPHHSRSLTKNVAHMTKAHSFFIPDIEYLVDLRGLIQYLGEKVGVGKICIWCNEKGKSFYSTEAVQAHMNDKSHCKLFTDGDAALEFADFYDFRSSYPDHKDGEDMEVSGERPAERELDYDDDTMELILPSGARVGHRSLMRYYKQRFGLSRTVAVAKNKKAVGRVLQQYRALGWTSQTGAVFAQQRDMQYLQRMKSKWMLKTGMRNNATKQMHFRAQVRF; encoded by the exons ATGGCAACCTACACTTGTATTACTTGCCGTGTGGCTTTCAAGGATGCTGACATTCAGCGTGCCCATTACAAAACTGACTGGCATAGATACAACTTGAAGCGTAAGGTTGCTGACATGCCTCCTGTCACTGCTGAGAATTTTGAAGAGAGAGTCCTAGCACAGAGAGCAGTAGCAGAGGAGCAGAACAAAATCACTGCCACTTACTGCACAGTTTGCAGCAAGAGATTCTCTAACTTCAATGCCTATGAGAATCACTTAAAGTCCAAGAAGCACCTGGAGCTGGAGAAGAAAGCTGTTGAAGCTGTcagcaagaaagtaaaaatattaaatgaaaagaaCCTGGAAAAGGGGCTGGCCCCAGAGGGTGTAAACAAAGATGAAATGAACACAGCTATTCAGCAAGCCATCAGAGCTCAGCCGTCTTCGTCTCCAAAGAAGACACCTTTACCTCCTAGTAATACAAGTAGCTCTCTGGTTTCTACAGAAAGCGCCAGCTTATCGCAGAGTAGAGAACGATCGGAAAAACCTCCACGGCTACAGTGGTTTGAACAGCAAGCAAAGAAGCTGGCCAAACAacaagcagaggaagaagaggatgtGGAAGAAG ACTGGGAAGACATGGATTCTGATGAAGACATCGGCTCTGAAGAGATGGAAAGTgtaggagaagaggaggagcaggcagaagcTGAAAGCACTCCTGCTGTTGGGGCCATCCCAGTCACGGACTGCTTGTTCTGTCCCCACCACTCAAGATCTCTCACGAAAAATGTGGCCCATATGACGAAAGCTCACAGTTTCTTCATTCCAGACATAGAGTACCTTGTGGATCTGAGAGGACTAATCCAGTACCTGG GAGAGAAAGTTGGTGTTGGGAAAATCTGCATCTGGTGCAACGAGAAAGGGAAATCCTTCTACTCTACAGAAGCAGTGCAGGCTCACATGAATGATAAAAGCCACTGCAAACTGTTCACAGATGGAGATGCTGCCTTGGAATTTGCAGACTTCTATGATTTTAG GAGCAGTTACCCTGATCACAAGGATGGGGAAGATATGGAGGTGTCTGGAGAGCGCCCAGCAGAGAGAGAGTTGGATTATGATGATGACACTATGGAGCTGATCCTTCCATCAG GTGCAAGGGTGGGTCATCGTTCTTTGATGAGATACTACAAGCAACGGTTTGGTCTGTCAAGAACGGTGGCTGTTGcgaaaaataagaaagcagtGGGTCGGGTGTTGCAGCAGTACAGAGCTTTGGGCTGGACAAGTCAGACAG GGGCAGTCTTTGCTCAGCAGCGTGATATGCAGTACCTGCAGAGGATGAAGTCAAAGTGGATGCTCAAGACAGGAATGCGTAACAACGCTACAAAGCAGATGCATTTCCGGGCGCAAGTCAGATTCTGA